A section of the Veillonella criceti genome encodes:
- a CDS encoding sigma-70 family RNA polymerase sigma factor has translation MFSSYLVELEKIKLLSPEEELALWQSYREQDDETARTALIEHYQPLVFREAMTYRQMVGDVMDCVQEGTVGLIEAVERFDYTKGVAFSLYAVHRVRGRILDYLRKEGKGGTVLSAPNEEDEYWWEQLPDEGPSIEMAVESKAFQQVVVDALERLPGKERHVMEQVYLADRTIASVAGELSTSNSYIHRLHRQGIKRLRGMLSRTRKIWNE, from the coding sequence GTGTTTAGTTCGTATTTAGTAGAATTAGAAAAAATAAAATTGTTATCTCCTGAAGAAGAACTAGCTCTTTGGCAATCGTATCGTGAACAAGATGATGAAACGGCGCGTACGGCCCTCATTGAACATTATCAGCCCTTGGTCTTTCGCGAAGCCATGACGTATCGTCAAATGGTTGGTGACGTTATGGATTGTGTACAAGAAGGCACAGTTGGTTTGATTGAAGCGGTTGAACGGTTTGATTATACAAAAGGAGTTGCTTTTTCCTTGTATGCAGTACATCGCGTGCGCGGGCGTATTCTTGACTATCTACGTAAAGAAGGCAAGGGTGGTACTGTATTAAGCGCGCCTAACGAAGAGGATGAATATTGGTGGGAACAATTGCCTGACGAGGGACCTTCCATTGAAATGGCCGTTGAATCTAAAGCTTTTCAACAGGTAGTCGTTGATGCATTAGAACGATTACCAGGAAAGGAACGTCATGTTATGGAACAGGTGTATTTAGCCGATCGTACGATTGCATCCGTAGCCGGCGAATTATCGACTAGTAATAGCTATATACACCGACTTCACCGTCAAGGCATTAAGCGGTTACGGGGCATGCTTAGTCGCACTCGTAAGATATGGAATGAGTAG
- a CDS encoding translocation/assembly module TamB domain-containing protein yields the protein MKKGQRKWLATAVALAVAFGGAQLLRPVGEDIVGPIVQEQLNTAINGTASYNRFEIGWDGTVHIDDLQIKDERGALVADVPRTDVSLDIWEAVKMPFTGSAALRLIHSVTLTDPTVYAVETSQNTWNITSLVKQSDSDKPMEFRGNIILNNGVAKLAWLNGRQTSVEAINGAVKLGEYPVIEGALSANVDAQPITVKASYTNDESADFSLFVKAQSLTLDYLNDLIPEEVTAQILGGTVENIALTINRKAGALTYEGGVDIKHMAVDYSNPDIGPLPYELRQGTGHVNFNGTTITVTDGRVAVNGQQFFAHGNVDIVDTDNPALNLTLRGQEVQIESLIDKGVTGSINAVAHVYGTFTDPIVNATVEANDVNYEGYVLQKGLATLAYNQDILDISDVELALNGGQASGRGQFNLKSQDYEFSLDGTEIPLGLVGQALGEPLHGTVRGKAYVKGNTGSLAPTVSATFEGQGIGYENITTDSLSGQIDGRDGQYHINYLNGTVGEGTFTAYGTANTDSLDLTFNAKDIPLAMFSDYVNQPMEGLATITGRVEGAISNPTVTAKVASDGGHIAGVRFDNAYADLAMNNKLVTITNGFVQDGHGYYNLAGTADLGASQALDLQASAYSVRIENVTQSIAPEAEATGWLNVRTDIKGTLSNPQVRGFVHAWDGSVKGKLFSDVRFAFRYGDNAFGIRDLVAQAYGATIKGHGYYKEGQLNFNFLGDTIYLRPWLKDYATVDGYMTIEGTVTGTLDKPVVQGTLGSSEIGINGMLLHNVSGGIYADPTVLHLDKVSFEEGERGKFLIDGGLSLDGSQRLFGYATIENGELTNFLRVANIDVPNTSGFINGRLDLGGTFKNPDMTLVGTIDDIVVGGNPWGTANLDVTLQDKKITIKKGQLPIGDGMLAAVGTADLDGDSDIQIAANNVDIESLLPLMKAPVPASGHLHLIANVTGKTLNPHVELSTELTGASYNGVGLDRVYAMATMEDKVIHLQQLVGQRGEYKAKLRGIVPLAAFYTSGYLPPGDTSAMDLTLDVNEADLAVLPLMFPAVTEGVGPLKGALHITGNYDQPLVNGTISVENGLIHFDGVKKDLTDVSAQMIFKNQKAELIGGATMGKGNASLSGEVSWQGTSLTNYAGVVQLNNLEVEHEFFTGPLNGEIGVMLKDGLPTVVGHLDLEKDTLTIPLSFATTEGGDPIGLDFTVNVGKKVRLYSGGLYDFILGGGAHIGGTTAFPHVEGSFYVEEGTLKYLNNTFKITEGKADFMQGSFLPLLHVKAESRVRSYRVYMDVNGPVEQMDLKLTSDPHLEERQIVSLLTFGYSSGNDSSVSSEDANALLAAGVRSALMGYIEGPLKDAFGLDLINITTGSIDPNEPINSETNSYYNIEIGKYLLPNLMVTYSQGLNNDLQSYGILYDINNNFSINGWMNSNDHSYIGGQWTYEF from the coding sequence ATGAAAAAGGGACAGCGAAAATGGTTAGCTACAGCCGTAGCATTAGCCGTAGCCTTCGGTGGCGCCCAATTACTGCGCCCTGTAGGTGAAGATATAGTAGGACCTATCGTACAAGAACAATTAAATACAGCAATTAATGGTACAGCTTCATACAATCGATTTGAGATTGGATGGGACGGTACAGTTCATATTGATGACTTGCAAATCAAAGATGAACGAGGTGCTTTAGTCGCTGATGTACCACGCACGGATGTATCATTGGATATATGGGAAGCGGTCAAGATGCCATTTACGGGGTCAGCCGCTTTGCGCTTAATTCATTCTGTGACTTTGACAGATCCTACCGTATATGCTGTGGAAACATCTCAGAATACATGGAATATTACTTCATTAGTTAAACAAAGTGATAGTGATAAACCTATGGAATTTCGTGGGAATATCATTCTAAACAATGGAGTGGCTAAATTAGCTTGGCTAAATGGTCGCCAAACGTCGGTAGAAGCAATTAATGGGGCTGTTAAATTAGGAGAATATCCTGTTATTGAGGGTGCTTTGTCAGCTAATGTCGATGCACAACCAATTACAGTAAAAGCTTCCTATACGAATGATGAATCAGCAGATTTTTCATTATTTGTAAAAGCACAATCGCTTACCTTGGATTATCTAAATGACTTGATTCCTGAAGAGGTAACGGCTCAAATTTTAGGTGGTACGGTTGAAAATATTGCATTAACCATAAATCGTAAGGCGGGCGCTTTGACCTATGAAGGTGGCGTTGATATTAAACATATGGCTGTTGATTATAGCAATCCTGATATAGGTCCTTTACCATATGAACTTCGTCAAGGAACCGGCCATGTTAACTTCAATGGTACTACTATTACGGTTACTGATGGACGCGTGGCCGTTAATGGGCAACAGTTTTTTGCTCATGGAAATGTAGACATTGTAGATACGGACAATCCTGCCTTAAACTTAACGCTGCGTGGACAAGAGGTTCAAATTGAATCCTTAATTGATAAGGGCGTTACAGGTTCTATTAATGCCGTAGCGCATGTATATGGTACGTTTACAGATCCTATTGTGAATGCTACCGTTGAAGCTAATGATGTAAATTATGAAGGCTATGTGTTGCAAAAGGGATTAGCGACGCTAGCTTATAATCAGGATATATTGGATATATCTGATGTAGAATTAGCTTTAAATGGTGGGCAAGCTAGTGGTCGTGGACAATTTAATTTGAAATCACAAGATTATGAGTTTTCATTAGACGGAACTGAGATTCCTCTTGGGCTGGTAGGGCAAGCATTGGGTGAACCGCTTCATGGGACAGTGCGCGGTAAAGCCTATGTGAAAGGAAATACGGGGTCATTAGCACCTACGGTATCGGCTACTTTTGAAGGCCAAGGCATTGGCTATGAAAATATCACGACTGATAGTTTGTCCGGGCAGATTGATGGCCGTGATGGGCAGTATCATATTAACTACTTAAATGGCACGGTTGGCGAAGGCACGTTTACTGCCTATGGAACAGCTAATACAGATAGTTTAGATTTAACTTTTAATGCCAAGGACATACCATTGGCTATGTTTAGTGACTATGTAAATCAACCTATGGAAGGGTTGGCGACCATCACTGGTCGTGTTGAAGGGGCTATTAGTAATCCGACAGTGACGGCAAAAGTGGCCTCTGATGGTGGTCACATAGCGGGTGTACGTTTTGATAATGCCTATGCTGATTTGGCTATGAATAATAAATTAGTGACGATTACTAATGGATTTGTTCAAGATGGTCATGGATATTATAACTTGGCTGGTACGGCTGATTTAGGTGCTTCACAGGCTTTAGATTTACAGGCTAGTGCGTATTCAGTACGTATTGAAAATGTGACGCAGTCCATAGCCCCTGAGGCAGAGGCAACGGGGTGGTTAAATGTTCGTACAGATATTAAAGGAACGTTGTCTAACCCACAAGTACGTGGCTTTGTACATGCTTGGGATGGTTCGGTTAAAGGTAAACTTTTCAGTGATGTACGTTTTGCTTTCCGCTATGGAGATAATGCATTTGGTATTCGTGATTTAGTGGCACAAGCTTATGGTGCTACGATTAAAGGCCATGGTTATTATAAAGAAGGCCAACTTAATTTTAACTTCTTAGGTGATACGATTTATTTACGTCCGTGGCTTAAGGATTATGCTACCGTTGATGGCTATATGACAATAGAAGGTACGGTTACGGGTACATTGGATAAACCAGTGGTACAAGGTACATTGGGGTCTAGTGAAATCGGTATTAACGGTATGCTTTTACACAATGTATCAGGTGGTATTTATGCAGATCCAACGGTATTACATTTAGATAAGGTATCCTTTGAAGAAGGGGAACGAGGTAAATTCCTGATTGATGGAGGATTGTCTTTAGATGGTAGTCAACGACTATTTGGCTATGCTACGATAGAAAACGGTGAATTAACAAACTTTTTACGCGTAGCCAATATAGATGTACCGAATACTAGTGGATTTATTAATGGTCGACTTGACTTAGGTGGGACTTTTAAAAATCCTGATATGACCTTAGTGGGGACTATTGATGATATTGTAGTAGGCGGTAATCCGTGGGGGACAGCTAATTTAGATGTGACCTTGCAAGATAAAAAAATTACGATAAAAAAAGGACAATTGCCAATTGGTGATGGTATGTTAGCGGCTGTAGGAACGGCGGACTTAGATGGCGATAGTGATATTCAAATTGCAGCGAATAATGTAGATATTGAATCGTTACTGCCATTAATGAAAGCGCCAGTACCGGCATCTGGTCATCTCCATTTAATTGCTAATGTAACGGGTAAGACATTAAATCCTCACGTTGAATTGTCCACTGAATTAACCGGCGCTAGTTATAATGGTGTAGGTCTTGATCGTGTATATGCAATGGCGACCATGGAAGATAAGGTTATTCATTTGCAACAATTAGTAGGTCAGCGCGGTGAATATAAAGCAAAACTCCGTGGTATTGTGCCATTAGCTGCTTTTTATACATCCGGGTATTTGCCACCTGGTGATACGTCTGCTATGGATTTAACCTTAGATGTGAATGAAGCCGATTTAGCGGTATTGCCATTAATGTTCCCCGCTGTTACAGAAGGCGTGGGGCCATTAAAAGGGGCACTCCATATTACAGGCAATTATGATCAGCCTTTAGTTAATGGTACGATTAGCGTTGAAAATGGCTTGATCCATTTTGATGGCGTGAAAAAGGACTTGACCGATGTATCGGCTCAAATGATTTTTAAGAATCAAAAGGCGGAATTAATTGGTGGTGCTACGATGGGGAAAGGTAATGCTAGTTTATCTGGTGAAGTAAGCTGGCAGGGCACAAGCCTTACTAACTATGCTGGGGTTGTTCAATTGAATAATCTTGAAGTCGAACATGAATTCTTTACTGGGCCATTGAATGGTGAAATTGGTGTTATGTTAAAAGATGGCTTGCCAACTGTAGTGGGCCATTTAGATTTAGAGAAAGATACGTTAACAATACCATTATCTTTTGCTACGACTGAAGGGGGCGACCCTATAGGTTTAGACTTTACTGTTAATGTAGGTAAGAAAGTTCGGTTATATAGTGGGGGTTTATATGACTTTATTCTTGGCGGTGGTGCCCATATTGGCGGTACAACAGCATTCCCTCATGTAGAAGGGTCTTTTTATGTAGAAGAAGGTACATTGAAGTATTTAAACAATACGTTTAAAATTACGGAAGGTAAAGCCGATTTTATGCAAGGCTCTTTCTTGCCATTATTACATGTAAAAGCAGAATCGCGTGTTCGCTCTTATCGCGTTTATATGGATGTAAATGGTCCTGTGGAGCAGATGGATTTGAAGTTAACGTCTGATCCTCATTTAGAAGAACGACAAATCGTATCATTGCTTACGTTTGGTTATAGTTCTGGCAATGATAGTAGTGTATCTTCTGAGGATGCTAATGCATTGTTAGCCGCTGGTGTGCGTTCTGCGTTGATGGGATATATTGAAGGCCCGTTGAAAGATGCGTTTGGCCTTGATTTAATCAATATAACAACAGGTTCTATTGACCCTAATGAACCGATTAATAGTGAGACAAATAGCTATTATAATATTGAAATTGGTAAATACTTACTACCAAATTTAATGGTAACGTATAGTCAAGGTCTTAATAATGATTTGCAGTCTTATGGGATTTTGTATGATATTAATAACAATTTTAGTATTAATGGTTGGATGAATAGTAATGATCATTCGTATATTGGTGGTCAGTGGACCTATGAGTTTTAA